A single Thermocrinis jamiesonii DNA region contains:
- the hfq gene encoding RNA chaperone Hfq codes for MIPMEKNESVQDEFIEELKRKNATVTVFLTRGNRITGKILNHDKYTVLLEVEGEPNLIYKHAISTIVLGG; via the coding sequence ATGATACCTATGGAGAAAAACGAAAGCGTGCAAGATGAGTTTATTGAAGAGCTAAAAAGAAAGAATGCGACAGTTACGGTATTTTTAACCAGGGGAAACAGAATAACGGGCAAGATTTTAAACCACGACAAATACACCGTGCTTTTGGAAGTAGAGGGAGAGCCAAACCTTATATACAAGCATGCCATAAGCACCATAGTGCTTGGTGGATGA
- a CDS encoding TIGR00282 family metallophosphoesterase yields the protein MRFLIVGDIIGKPGRKALKHYTISHPNSFDVLIVNVENSAGGFGINRKVYEELKSLGVDVMTSGNHIWDKKEVLEFIDVEDLLRPANYPPNVPGKGYGVYQKNGIKFAVINLMGRVFLDPHLENPFYTFDRLYEELSKQTPIILVDFHAEATSEKYAFGMYVDGRASVVFGTHTHVPTADQIVLRNGTGFVSDVGMSGCWYSVIGMKPEQIINKFLTGIPQRYEVEEKEDVVFNAILVNIDESSGKCLSIQRIQKYITKDDLKEL from the coding sequence ATGAGGTTCTTAATAGTTGGTGATATCATAGGCAAACCCGGAAGGAAAGCACTCAAACATTACACCATATCCCACCCCAACAGCTTTGATGTGCTGATCGTAAATGTGGAAAACTCCGCAGGAGGTTTTGGCATAAACAGGAAGGTTTATGAGGAGCTAAAGTCCTTGGGAGTGGATGTAATGACTTCTGGCAATCACATATGGGATAAAAAGGAAGTGTTGGAGTTTATAGATGTGGAGGACCTTCTTAGACCTGCAAACTATCCTCCAAATGTGCCCGGCAAAGGTTACGGAGTTTATCAAAAGAACGGTATAAAGTTTGCAGTCATAAACCTGATGGGTAGGGTTTTCTTGGATCCTCACCTGGAAAATCCCTTCTACACCTTTGACCGCCTATACGAGGAATTAAGCAAACAAACTCCAATCATACTGGTAGACTTTCACGCAGAAGCAACCTCCGAAAAATACGCCTTTGGGATGTATGTGGACGGAAGGGCAAGCGTGGTTTTTGGCACACACACTCACGTTCCTACCGCAGACCAGATTGTCCTAAGGAATGGCACAGGCTTTGTTAGTGATGTGGGTATGTCTGGATGTTGGTATTCAGTCATAGGGATGAAGCCTGAGCAAATTATCAACAAGTTTCTAACAGGGATTCCTCAGAGGTATGAAGTGGAAGAGAAAGAGGATGTGGTTTTTAACGCCATTTTGGTGAATATTGACGAAAGCTCTGGAAAGTGTTTAAGCATCCAAAGGATCCAAAAATACATCACAAAGGATGATCTAAAGGAACTATAA
- the fabG gene encoding 3-oxoacyl-[acyl-carrier-protein] reductase — translation MLCIDLSGKKALVTGSTRGIGRAIAEFLAKAGAQVVITGRDEKRAQEVAKSISSNAIGIGMDLSDLQSIRAGYEAVEKEVGSVDILVNNAGITKDKLFLRMTLEDWEEVLRVNLTGTYLITSLAVKGMLKKRWGRIINISSVVGFIGNVGQVNYSSTKSALIGFTKSLAKELASRNITVNAIAPGFIETDMTASLSEEIKKEYLRNIPLQRFGTPEDIAGMVAFLCSPMADYITGEIIHINGGMF, via the coding sequence ATGCTTTGTATAGACCTGTCTGGAAAGAAAGCTCTTGTTACTGGTTCCACAAGGGGCATAGGAAGAGCTATCGCTGAATTTTTAGCAAAGGCTGGGGCGCAGGTTGTAATAACTGGCAGGGATGAGAAAAGGGCTCAAGAGGTTGCAAAGTCTATATCTTCTAATGCAATAGGAATAGGCATGGACCTTTCTGATCTCCAGTCCATACGCGCTGGATATGAGGCTGTGGAAAAGGAGGTTGGTTCGGTGGATATATTGGTAAACAATGCAGGCATTACAAAGGACAAGCTATTCTTGAGAATGACCTTGGAGGATTGGGAAGAAGTTCTAAGAGTAAATTTAACTGGGACTTATCTTATAACCTCTTTGGCTGTAAAGGGTATGTTAAAAAAGCGCTGGGGAAGGATCATAAACATATCCTCTGTTGTAGGTTTTATTGGAAACGTGGGACAGGTAAATTACTCTTCCACAAAGTCTGCTCTAATTGGTTTTACCAAAAGTCTGGCAAAGGAACTGGCAAGCAGGAACATAACCGTAAATGCCATAGCTCCAGGTTTTATAGAAACAGACATGACCGCCTCTTTGTCGGAAGAGATAAAGAAAGAATACCTAAGAAACATACCCCTTCAAAGGTTTGGCACTCCTGAGGATATAGCGGGAATGGTTGCCTTCCTTTGCTCACCTATGGCGGACTACATAACTGGGGAGATAATCCACATAAACGGCGGTATGTTCTAA
- the tgt gene encoding tRNA guanosine(34) transglycosylase Tgt, with protein MFKFEVIKSDGRARRGRLYTPRGVIETPVFMPVGTQGTVKAMIHKLLEEIGTQIILSNTYHLYLRPGVEVIQQAGGLHSFIGWKGPILTDSGGFQVFSLSRDRLKGGKSKVKITQEGVYFRDHLAGDYHLFTPEKVVQIQEIFGSEIIMPLDECVEYPTTYAYAKEALERTIEWLDRSIKAKRREDQVLFGIVQGAFFEDLRKESALRTVERDLFGYAIGGLSVGEPKEVMVEMAHLVCEYLPFDRPRYLMGVGMPEDILMAIGVGVDMFDCVAPTRMARTGTLFTSQGKINIRSEKYKKDFSTPDPECNCYTCKNFSRAYLRHLFNADEISAYILSTIHNLYFYHKLTEGARRAIEEGKFEQYKRQWLERLSVAVG; from the coding sequence ATGTTCAAGTTTGAGGTCATCAAAAGCGACGGAAGGGCAAGGAGGGGTAGGCTATACACTCCGAGAGGTGTAATAGAAACTCCAGTTTTTATGCCTGTAGGCACGCAGGGGACAGTAAAGGCAATGATCCACAAACTTTTAGAGGAAATAGGAACCCAGATCATCCTAAGCAACACCTACCATCTTTACCTAAGGCCGGGGGTAGAAGTAATCCAACAAGCAGGCGGGCTTCACTCCTTTATAGGTTGGAAAGGTCCCATACTTACGGACAGCGGGGGCTTTCAGGTTTTTTCCCTTTCCAGAGATAGGCTGAAAGGTGGTAAATCCAAGGTGAAGATCACTCAAGAGGGGGTATACTTCAGAGACCATCTGGCGGGAGATTATCATCTCTTTACGCCAGAAAAGGTGGTGCAGATACAAGAAATCTTTGGCTCAGAAATCATCATGCCCCTTGACGAGTGCGTAGAGTATCCTACCACCTACGCTTACGCAAAAGAAGCATTAGAGAGGACCATAGAGTGGTTGGACAGGTCCATAAAGGCAAAAAGAAGAGAAGATCAGGTGCTTTTTGGCATTGTTCAAGGTGCCTTTTTTGAAGACCTACGGAAGGAATCTGCCCTTAGGACAGTAGAAAGGGACCTTTTTGGATACGCCATAGGGGGACTTTCGGTGGGTGAGCCAAAGGAAGTTATGGTGGAGATGGCTCATCTTGTTTGTGAATATTTGCCCTTTGATAGACCAAGGTATTTGATGGGAGTAGGTATGCCAGAGGATATTCTGATGGCGATAGGGGTTGGGGTGGATATGTTTGACTGCGTAGCACCCACCAGAATGGCTCGCACAGGCACACTTTTTACCTCACAGGGTAAAATAAACATAAGAAGTGAAAAGTATAAAAAAGACTTCTCTACGCCTGACCCAGAATGCAACTGTTATACTTGCAAGAACTTCTCCAGAGCCTATCTTAGACACTTGTTTAACGCCGATGAGATTTCAGCTTACATTCTTAGCACAATCCACAACCTTTACTTTTACCACAAACTAACGGAAGGGGCAAGAAGGGCTATAGAGGAGGGGAAGTTTGAGCAATACAAAAGGCAGTGGTTGGAAAGGTTATCGGTGGCTGTGGGCTAA
- a CDS encoding TetR/AcrR family transcriptional regulator: MPRLQDTKKRILEVALKLFSERGIKETTVKDIAKEVGITEGAIYRHFTSKDELVNTIFSTYSQNFYSELISVVESEESIKDRFFKLVRAFLNFCFENPQAFKFINLFHYLRAQEVRNFQNLPKDAVLKLIDEGIREGIIKVRRELALAVFVGTLERTFLLVDGGVIKREEGMEEELAAVLWKALCFTSQ; this comes from the coding sequence ATGCCGCGTTTGCAGGATACAAAAAAGAGAATTCTGGAAGTGGCTTTAAAGCTCTTTTCGGAAAGGGGTATAAAAGAAACAACCGTAAAGGATATTGCCAAAGAGGTGGGGATAACCGAAGGTGCCATCTACAGACACTTTACCAGTAAGGATGAGCTGGTAAATACCATCTTCTCAACTTACTCTCAGAACTTTTACAGTGAACTTATTTCTGTGGTTGAAAGCGAAGAAAGTATAAAAGATAGGTTCTTTAAGTTAGTGCGGGCGTTTTTAAACTTTTGCTTTGAAAATCCCCAAGCATTCAAGTTTATCAATCTCTTTCACTACCTAAGGGCTCAGGAGGTGAGAAACTTTCAAAACCTGCCTAAGGATGCGGTGCTAAAACTTATAGATGAAGGTATAAGGGAGGGTATCATAAAGGTAAGAAGAGAGTTGGCTTTGGCTGTTTTTGTTGGCACTTTAGAAAGGACCTTTCTTTTGGTGGATGGTGGAGTGATAAAAAGGGAGGAGGGCATGGAAGAGGAATTAGCAGCAGTCCTTTGGAAAGCCCTCTGTTTTACTTCCCAATAA
- a CDS encoding family 1 encapsulin nanocompartment shell protein, whose protein sequence is MDFLGKDQSPLTAEEWETLEKAIINVAKNSLVCRRFMPVVGPIGAGHQVISYDVFLGVEPGSCEVRPGEEAQTCEPVRTGQRKHIVLPTIYKPFSISWRDLEYWRQFNLPIDTSAASTASFATAVAEDTLIIHGNKKLGIDGLLTVEGRQTISMSDWDVMGNAFNDVSLGIAKLTESGFFGPYHLILNPKDYFKLNRVYHNTGLLEIEQIKKIVSEVHHTPIVPEGKAILVSAGPQNMDLVIALDISLAYVETSNMVHQFRVMEIVAPRIKRPGAILVIGK, encoded by the coding sequence ATGGACTTTTTGGGAAAAGATCAATCACCGCTTACAGCAGAAGAGTGGGAAACCTTAGAGAAAGCAATAATAAATGTAGCGAAGAATAGCTTAGTATGCAGAAGGTTTATGCCCGTGGTTGGACCCATAGGTGCGGGACATCAGGTGATCTCATACGATGTTTTCCTTGGGGTAGAACCGGGTAGCTGTGAGGTAAGACCAGGAGAAGAGGCTCAAACATGTGAGCCTGTCAGAACTGGTCAGCGCAAACATATAGTATTACCCACCATTTATAAGCCCTTTTCCATAAGCTGGAGGGACCTTGAATACTGGAGGCAGTTTAATCTCCCAATTGATACATCCGCCGCTTCCACTGCATCCTTTGCGACCGCTGTGGCAGAAGACACGCTGATTATACACGGTAATAAGAAGTTGGGTATTGACGGATTGCTTACAGTGGAAGGAAGACAAACAATATCCATGAGTGACTGGGATGTTATGGGGAATGCTTTCAACGACGTTTCCTTGGGTATAGCAAAGCTAACAGAGAGCGGTTTCTTTGGTCCCTACCATCTTATCCTAAATCCAAAGGATTACTTTAAACTAAACCGCGTTTATCACAACACCGGTCTTCTTGAGATAGAACAGATAAAAAAGATCGTTAGCGAAGTTCATCATACCCCCATAGTGCCAGAAGGAAAAGCAATATTGGTATCCGCAGGACCTCAGAACATGGACTTAGTGATAGCTCTTGATATATCCCTTGCCTATGTAGAAACAAGCAACATGGTCCATCAATTCAGAGTTATGGAAATAGTCGCACCAAGAATAAAGCGTCCGGGAGCTATTTTGGTTATTGGGAAGTAA
- a CDS encoding N-acetyltransferase, whose protein sequence is MGLRKATLRDAVFIYSLINAYAKGGILLPRSLNSIYENIRDFWVYEKDGQIVGCCALHVVWEDLAEIKSLAVREDLKGKGVGTSLVQACLKEAKDLGVKRVFVLTYAVGFFERFGFYTIQKESLPHKVWGECINCIKFPSCDEVAMQMEVEKLSLVEEYENTL, encoded by the coding sequence ATGGGCCTGAGAAAAGCTACTTTAAGAGATGCAGTCTTTATATACTCACTGATAAACGCTTATGCCAAGGGAGGGATTTTGCTTCCAAGAAGTCTTAACTCCATTTATGAGAATATAAGGGACTTTTGGGTATACGAGAAGGATGGACAGATTGTTGGTTGCTGTGCTTTGCACGTGGTTTGGGAAGATTTGGCTGAGATAAAGAGTTTGGCTGTAAGGGAAGACCTAAAGGGAAAAGGTGTGGGCACAAGTTTGGTTCAGGCGTGCTTAAAAGAGGCCAAAGACCTTGGAGTAAAGCGGGTTTTTGTCCTTACTTATGCGGTGGGTTTCTTTGAAAGGTTTGGTTTTTATACTATCCAGAAGGAAAGCCTTCCTCACAAAGTTTGGGGTGAGTGTATAAACTGCATAAAGTTCCCTTCCTGCGACGAAGTAGCAATGCAGATGGAAGTTGAAAAACTAAGCTTGGTGGAAGAATATGAAAATACACTTTGA